Proteins encoded together in one Terriglobus saanensis SP1PR4 window:
- a CDS encoding alpha/beta hydrolase, whose protein sequence is MKTSVLGLALIFAWPLMEARAQLEKPEIQPATVREDVFRRGATPFPGRVLGYHGIEFSNLVGYRPLEMDLYLPAKTTTKYPLVIWIHGGGWSRGDARTSGAFKNWPAVLASLAARGFVVASVDYRMSSEAHFPAAIQDVKASVRFLRANAAKYNIDPDQIFVWGGSAGGHLAALAATTCGVKAFEPQPSTGRLTRAEMASAAAADANTSDCVQGAIGWYGVFDLNMDGSANSVQFLGCKKEDCVEQMKQASPLTYVSPSAPPMFLLHGTADKTVPPKQTEMFAAALKQAHVPVQTLYIPGADHGWIGATPDSTRTASQLAIERTFVYLDSTTKHK, encoded by the coding sequence ATGAAGACGAGTGTGCTTGGACTTGCCCTAATCTTTGCTTGGCCTTTGATGGAGGCGCGTGCGCAGTTGGAAAAACCGGAGATCCAGCCCGCTACGGTACGGGAGGATGTGTTTCGCCGCGGTGCAACTCCATTTCCGGGACGGGTCCTCGGATACCACGGAATTGAGTTTTCAAACCTAGTTGGCTATCGTCCACTCGAAATGGACTTATATCTTCCAGCAAAGACAACCACTAAATATCCTTTGGTGATCTGGATTCACGGGGGAGGGTGGAGCCGAGGTGATGCGCGCACTTCAGGTGCGTTCAAGAACTGGCCTGCTGTTCTGGCCTCTTTGGCAGCACGCGGGTTTGTCGTAGCTTCCGTCGACTATCGCATGAGTTCAGAGGCACACTTTCCAGCCGCAATTCAAGACGTCAAGGCATCGGTCCGATTTTTGCGCGCAAATGCAGCGAAGTACAACATCGATCCCGATCAGATCTTCGTTTGGGGCGGCTCCGCCGGTGGCCACCTCGCGGCTCTTGCAGCCACCACATGCGGTGTCAAGGCCTTTGAACCACAACCGTCAACGGGGCGGCTGACTCGTGCTGAAATGGCTTCTGCCGCCGCGGCTGACGCAAATACATCCGACTGCGTGCAAGGTGCGATCGGCTGGTACGGGGTGTTCGACCTCAATATGGACGGTTCAGCTAATTCCGTGCAATTCCTGGGATGCAAGAAGGAGGACTGCGTGGAGCAGATGAAACAGGCAAGCCCGCTCACGTATGTCAGCCCTTCCGCCCCGCCCATGTTTCTCCTTCATGGAACCGCAGACAAAACAGTTCCGCCAAAACAGACGGAGATGTTCGCCGCTGCGTTGAAGCAGGCGCATGTACCAGTCCAGACCCTCTATATACCCGGAGCAGACCATGGTTGGATCGGCGCAACGCCGGATTCAACACGGACGGCAAGCCAACTCGCTATCGAAAGGACGTTTGTTTATCTGGACTCGACAACCAAGCACAAGTAG
- a CDS encoding AAA family ATPase: MQRILILGCPGSGKSTLARELAERTGLPLVHLDQIYWRPGWVEPSKEEWHAQLPEILARPAWILDGNYGGSIALRLEAADTAILLDRPTWLCLFRIFRRSVLTWGRIRPDMAEGCSERFDLQFFAYVLNFRRAKLPKVMTGLRGFHGQHVVLRSNAEVEGFLRSSSAR; this comes from the coding sequence ATGCAGCGCATCCTCATCCTCGGCTGTCCGGGCTCCGGAAAATCCACCTTGGCCAGAGAACTCGCCGAGCGAACAGGCCTTCCGCTGGTGCATCTGGATCAGATCTATTGGCGGCCGGGTTGGGTGGAGCCGTCCAAAGAAGAGTGGCACGCACAGCTTCCTGAGATCCTTGCTCGGCCTGCGTGGATCCTCGACGGCAACTATGGCGGATCGATCGCGCTGCGGCTGGAGGCGGCGGACACGGCCATCCTCCTCGATCGTCCGACGTGGCTCTGTCTCTTCCGGATCTTTCGCAGAAGTGTACTGACGTGGGGACGAATCCGTCCGGATATGGCCGAGGGATGTTCGGAGCGCTTCGATCTTCAGTTTTTCGCCTACGTTCTGAACTTCCGCAGAGCGAAGCTGCCGAAGGTCATGACCGGGTTAAGGGGATTCCACGGGCAGCACGTGGTGCTGCGTTCGAACGCGGAAGTGGAAGGTTTTCTCCGTTCGTCTTCGGCGCGATAA
- a CDS encoding putative bifunctional diguanylate cyclase/phosphodiesterase gives MNENSALSEKVRTALASSGDDLFELEEVAQLSEGLERLRRDNAKVAAILLNPFLPDSQGIATVKSLLYVAANVPILILGEEDQEALAVEAVECGAQDYLLPNHIDRYSLPRALRNAVERKSIEDALYVEKDRALVTLNSIGDAVLCTDLSGKIIFLNLVAEALTGWKRDEALGKPLAEVFVIIDGETRQPAADPLKKAIEQNRAVSIASNSLLLRRGGGEATIEDSSAPIHDRSGAVIGAVIVFHDVSVARAMTIEMTYAAHHDAVTALPNRLLLNDRISHAITTAQRHKQKFAVMFVDLDHFKSINDSLGHAVGDKLLQAVAKRLQASVRASDTVGRHGGDEFIVLLPEIEEENDSEISAKKILAALSEPFLFDDVTLQITATIGISIYPRDGKDANSLIQNADLAMYEAKENGRDQVHFFSDEMKLQAIERQFVESGLRRALEQNEFLLYYQPKVNLKSGKITGAEALIRWQEPHRGLLLPDQFIRVAENRGLIIPIGRWVLHEVCRQARLWELTSGVVLPISINVSEAELRDTDFIQGVRAALAETGLTPRSIQFELTEGILLKDLRTSIAVLNELKLMGIHMAVDDFGTGYSSLSYLHQFAINVLKIDKSFVHLLTADPRNSTLICAIIAMAKGLKYRVIAEGVETETQRDFLQKQGCEEGQGYLFSKPLPAAEFRELIHK, from the coding sequence ATGAATGAAAATTCAGCTCTCTCTGAAAAAGTCAGAACTGCCCTTGCGAGTTCGGGAGATGACTTATTTGAACTTGAGGAGGTTGCTCAACTCAGCGAAGGCCTTGAGCGATTGCGTCGCGACAACGCTAAAGTCGCAGCCATTCTGCTTAATCCGTTTCTACCGGATAGCCAGGGCATAGCAACGGTCAAGAGTCTGCTCTACGTCGCCGCTAACGTGCCGATTCTCATTCTGGGCGAAGAAGATCAGGAAGCTCTTGCTGTCGAAGCAGTAGAGTGCGGCGCACAGGATTATCTCCTTCCGAATCACATCGACCGTTACTCGCTTCCACGTGCCTTACGCAACGCGGTCGAACGCAAATCCATTGAAGATGCCTTATATGTGGAAAAAGACCGCGCCCTTGTCACTCTGAACTCTATTGGCGACGCCGTTCTCTGCACGGATCTTTCGGGAAAGATTATTTTTTTGAACCTTGTGGCTGAAGCCCTGACCGGCTGGAAGCGCGACGAAGCCCTGGGCAAACCCTTAGCCGAAGTCTTCGTGATTATCGACGGAGAAACCAGACAGCCCGCGGCCGATCCTCTCAAGAAGGCCATTGAACAGAATCGAGCGGTCAGTATTGCGTCCAACTCTCTTCTCCTTCGCAGGGGCGGTGGAGAAGCAACGATTGAAGATTCCTCAGCGCCGATTCACGATCGTTCCGGCGCAGTCATCGGAGCCGTTATCGTGTTTCACGATGTGAGCGTGGCACGCGCGATGACCATCGAGATGACGTACGCGGCGCACCACGATGCGGTTACGGCGCTGCCGAATCGTCTTTTGCTGAACGACAGAATCTCTCATGCGATTACGACGGCACAACGGCACAAACAGAAGTTTGCCGTGATGTTCGTGGACCTGGACCACTTCAAATCCATTAACGATTCTTTAGGGCATGCCGTTGGAGACAAACTCCTTCAAGCCGTTGCAAAACGGCTTCAGGCAAGCGTGCGCGCCTCAGATACTGTGGGCCGCCATGGAGGGGATGAATTTATTGTTTTGTTGCCAGAGATCGAGGAGGAGAACGACTCCGAGATCAGCGCCAAAAAAATACTCGCCGCGTTGAGTGAGCCCTTCCTCTTCGACGACGTAACGCTGCAAATTACGGCCACCATTGGAATCAGCATCTATCCCCGAGATGGAAAGGACGCCAATAGCCTTATCCAGAACGCGGACCTGGCGATGTATGAGGCCAAAGAGAATGGACGCGACCAGGTGCATTTTTTCAGCGACGAGATGAAGCTTCAGGCGATCGAACGCCAGTTTGTCGAATCCGGCCTGCGCCGCGCGTTAGAACAGAACGAGTTCCTTCTCTACTATCAACCCAAGGTAAACCTCAAATCCGGGAAGATCACGGGGGCCGAGGCGCTGATTCGTTGGCAGGAACCGCATCGCGGACTCCTGCTGCCCGACCAGTTTATTCGAGTTGCGGAGAATCGAGGCCTGATCATTCCCATAGGCCGTTGGGTGCTGCATGAAGTCTGCAGGCAGGCGAGACTCTGGGAGTTGACGAGCGGGGTCGTCTTACCGATCTCCATCAACGTCTCTGAGGCCGAACTGCGGGATACAGACTTCATTCAGGGCGTCCGCGCCGCACTCGCAGAGACCGGGCTGACCCCTCGGTCCATTCAGTTTGAGCTCACCGAAGGTATTCTTCTGAAGGATCTTAGGACCTCAATCGCAGTGCTCAATGAACTGAAGCTCATGGGAATCCACATGGCGGTGGATGATTTTGGAACTGGCTACTCCAGCCTGAGTTATCTGCATCAATTTGCGATCAATGTGCTGAAGATCGACAAATCGTTCGTCCATCTTCTTACAGCAGATCCGAGGAACTCCACACTGATATGCGCCATTATCGCCATGGCGAAGGGGCTCAAATACCGCGTGATCGCGGAAGGTGTCGAAACCGAAACGCAGAGAGATTTTCTACAGAAGCAAGGCTGCGAAGAAGGCCAGGGATACCTCTTCAGTAAGCCGCTACCGGCTGCTGAGTTTCGTGAGTTGATCCACAAATAG
- a CDS encoding Fur family transcriptional regulator has product MPTSANSFRRLCTERGIAVTQQRQVLYETMQAMEGHPSPEEVYARMKLRIPSVSLATVYKNIHLFVASGVFREMSMHHGTLRVEMNREEHHHMVCSVCRSICDLDDKDLTLELPREPKMAGGFLVERYAVDVIGICAACQSANSGAVSGAPIEGQQRPTV; this is encoded by the coding sequence GTGCCTACTTCTGCCAATTCGTTTCGCCGACTTTGCACGGAGCGCGGCATCGCCGTGACGCAGCAGAGGCAGGTGCTCTACGAGACGATGCAGGCGATGGAGGGACATCCTTCTCCCGAAGAGGTTTACGCGCGGATGAAGCTGCGGATTCCTTCGGTTTCGCTGGCGACGGTCTATAAAAATATCCATCTTTTTGTGGCCAGCGGAGTCTTTCGCGAGATGAGCATGCATCACGGCACGTTGCGCGTGGAGATGAACCGCGAGGAGCACCACCACATGGTCTGCTCCGTCTGCCGTTCGATCTGCGACCTGGACGACAAGGACCTGACCCTGGAGCTTCCGCGTGAGCCGAAGATGGCCGGTGGGTTCCTGGTGGAGCGGTATGCGGTCGATGTGATCGGGATCTGTGCGGCTTGCCAGAGTGCAAATTCTGGTGCTGTTTCCGGTGCGCCGATTGAGGGCCAGCAACGTCCAACGGTTTAG
- a CDS encoding lactonase family protein, translated as MKTSRTILRVVALCMACVSVTALTGCDGFFFKETSTSTGTSSGNYVYVANQGSTTLAGFQISTAGALTAITGSPFSLPAAPITVTVSRANTYVFVGTALGIYGYAIGTGGVLTALNSGSALVSTLSGVQWLETSPDGQWLLSLNQDGVTISEYSIAASTGLLALAQTYTYTGLSGIALPKMLRIAPNGASAFATLGTGGEVAFTFNTSNGLLTQTGVLNPPNQSSDAAIAIDSNSAFLYLVRTGTSQGLSVYTMGANASLTSVGATYTTGSVPASVAIDPTNAYVYVANSGDGTISGYGSATPSQLSTLSGSPYSSGGGVSAMGVDSTGKWLLASAQSGSPDLTLYGFDATNLGRIFSVSSTATGTTAIALALTH; from the coding sequence ATGAAAACCTCCAGGACGATCCTCCGAGTAGTGGCGCTCTGCATGGCGTGTGTTTCCGTTACGGCCCTGACGGGCTGCGATGGCTTCTTTTTCAAAGAGACGAGTACCAGCACTGGCACAAGCTCGGGAAACTACGTCTACGTAGCCAATCAGGGATCGACGACGCTGGCGGGTTTTCAGATCTCCACGGCGGGAGCGCTGACGGCGATCACGGGATCGCCCTTCTCCCTGCCTGCGGCCCCGATTACGGTGACGGTCTCCCGCGCGAATACTTATGTCTTTGTGGGTACGGCGCTGGGCATCTACGGCTATGCGATTGGGACGGGCGGCGTGTTGACGGCGCTGAACTCGGGTTCTGCGCTCGTTTCGACGCTCAGCGGTGTGCAGTGGCTGGAGACTTCTCCCGATGGGCAGTGGCTGTTGTCCCTGAACCAGGACGGTGTGACGATCAGTGAGTATTCGATTGCCGCGAGCACAGGGTTGCTGGCGCTGGCGCAGACGTATACGTATACGGGATTGAGTGGAATTGCATTGCCGAAGATGCTGCGCATCGCTCCCAATGGCGCGTCTGCGTTTGCGACGCTGGGGACGGGTGGGGAAGTGGCCTTCACGTTCAACACCTCCAACGGGCTTTTGACCCAGACCGGGGTTCTGAATCCGCCAAACCAGTCGAGCGATGCCGCGATTGCGATCGATTCGAACAGCGCCTTTTTATACCTGGTCCGCACGGGTACTTCGCAGGGGCTGAGCGTCTATACGATGGGAGCCAATGCATCCCTGACCTCAGTGGGGGCGACGTATACGACTGGTTCGGTGCCTGCTTCGGTGGCGATCGACCCAACGAACGCCTATGTGTACGTGGCGAACTCCGGCGATGGAACGATCAGCGGATATGGCTCGGCGACTCCGAGTCAGCTGTCGACGCTGAGCGGGTCTCCCTATAGTTCGGGGGGCGGCGTTTCGGCGATGGGCGTTGATTCCACTGGGAAGTGGCTGCTGGCGTCGGCGCAGTCGGGGTCGCCAGACCTCACACTGTATGGCTTTGACGCGACGAACCTGGGACGGATCTTTTCGGTGAGTTCGACGGCCACGGGTACAACGGCGATTGCTCTGGCGCTCACGCACTAG